A genome region from Geodermatophilus bullaregiensis includes the following:
- a CDS encoding urease accessory protein UreF gives MTAALLTLADSRLPAGGHTHSGGVEQAIAAGLVSDPSSLAGFLLRRLTTSGAVAAGLAAAATTLSSSGRHRGHVPSPGACSPASSSSGEPPAPASSELVAALGHLDHEADARTPSPALRAASRQQGRGLVRVGRRAWPSPLWDALPAAPHHPVALGVAAAAGGLTPRDAAAAAAYLSVSGPATAAQRLLAMDPLTVAAVTARLAPEVDAVAAAATRDGLPADTDPLLDLLAEVHAARKDRFFAS, from the coding sequence ATGACCGCCGCACTCCTCACGCTGGCCGACTCGCGGCTGCCGGCCGGCGGGCACACGCACTCCGGCGGGGTGGAGCAGGCGATCGCGGCCGGGCTGGTGTCCGACCCGTCCTCGCTGGCGGGGTTCCTGCTGCGCCGGCTCACGACCTCCGGTGCCGTCGCTGCCGGTCTCGCTGCTGCCGCGACCACACTGTCGTCCTCCGGACGACACCGCGGCCACGTGCCGTCCCCTGGAGCGTGCAGCCCTGCCAGCTCCTCCTCGGGGGAGCCTCCGGCCCCCGCCTCGTCAGAGCTCGTCGCTGCGCTCGGCCACCTGGACCACGAGGCGGACGCGCGGACGCCGTCGCCGGCGCTGCGGGCGGCCTCCCGGCAGCAGGGCCGCGGGCTGGTGCGGGTGGGCCGGCGCGCCTGGCCGTCCCCGCTGTGGGACGCGCTGCCGGCCGCGCCGCACCACCCCGTCGCGCTCGGCGTCGCCGCGGCCGCCGGGGGCCTGACGCCCCGGGACGCCGCCGCGGCCGCCGCCTACCTGTCGGTCAGCGGCCCGGCGACGGCGGCCCAGCGGCTGCTCGCCATGGACCCGCTCACCGTCGCCGCCGTCACCGCGCGGCTGGCCCCCGAGGTCGACGCCGTCGCCGCGGCCGCGACCCGGGACGGACTGCCCGCCGACACCGACCCGCTCCTCGACCTCCTCGCCGAGGTGCACGCCGCACGGAAGGACCGTTTCTTCGCCTCGTGA
- the ureG gene encoding urease accessory protein UreG, with product MPPDHRLDDYVDPYEHGHRHGGPLRVGLGGPVGSGKTALAAALCRTLGAEYDLAVVTNDIYTTEDADFLRRNAVLPDDRIEAVQTGCCPHTAIRDDITANLDAVELLEARHPGLELVFVESGGDNLTASFSYGLVDVQVFVVDVAGGDKVPRKGGPGVTASDLLVVNKTDLAPLVGADLDVMRRDSATVRGEKPTLLISLREDPAATEVAGWVREQVRARALQQA from the coding sequence ATGCCACCTGACCACCGCCTGGACGACTACGTGGACCCGTACGAGCACGGGCACCGGCACGGTGGGCCGCTGCGCGTCGGGCTCGGCGGCCCGGTCGGCTCGGGCAAGACGGCGCTGGCCGCGGCGCTGTGCCGCACGCTGGGCGCCGAGTACGACCTCGCCGTCGTCACCAACGACATCTACACGACCGAGGACGCCGACTTCCTGCGCCGCAACGCCGTCCTCCCCGACGACCGGATCGAGGCGGTGCAGACCGGCTGCTGCCCGCACACCGCCATCCGCGACGACATCACCGCCAACCTCGACGCCGTCGAGCTGCTCGAGGCCCGCCACCCGGGACTGGAGCTGGTGTTCGTCGAGTCCGGCGGGGACAACCTGACGGCGAGCTTCAGCTACGGCCTGGTCGACGTGCAGGTGTTCGTCGTCGACGTCGCCGGCGGGGACAAGGTGCCGCGCAAGGGCGGCCCCGGGGTGACCGCCTCGGACCTGCTGGTGGTCAACAAGACCGACCTCGCGCCACTGGTGGGCGCCGACCTCGACGTCATGCGGCGCGACTCGGCGACGGTCCGCGGGGAGAAGCCGACGCTGCTCATCTCGCTGCGGGAGGACCCGGCCGCCACCGAGGTGGCCGGGTGGGTGCGCGAGCAGGTGCGGGCGCGGGCGCTGCAGCAGGCGTGA
- a CDS encoding urease subunit gamma has translation MHLSPHEQERLLLSYAAELARRRRTRGLRLNLPEATAIVTDHVLEGARDGVPVAELMQSGRTVLTRDDVMDGVPELLGEVQVEATFPDGTKLVTVHQPIP, from the coding sequence GTGCACCTCTCCCCGCACGAGCAGGAACGCCTGCTGCTCTCCTACGCCGCCGAGCTGGCCCGCCGGCGGCGCACGCGGGGGTTGCGGCTCAACCTCCCGGAGGCGACGGCGATCGTCACCGACCACGTCCTCGAGGGCGCGCGCGACGGCGTCCCGGTGGCCGAGCTGATGCAGTCCGGCCGCACGGTCCTCACCCGCGACGACGTGATGGACGGCGTCCCCGAGCTGCTGGGGGAGGTGCAGGTGGAGGCGACCTTCCCGGACGGGACCAAGCTGGTCACGGTCCACCAGCCCATCCCGTGA
- a CDS encoding epoxide hydrolase family protein has protein sequence MDDVITPFTVDVPDGAVADLRRRLRDTRWPGPATVEDWSQGVPLDWLQEVCRYWAEEYDWAALQARLNAIPQATTVVDGLPVHFLHVRSPHEDALPLVLTHGWPGSVVEFLDLLGPLTEPEDPRDAFSVVVPSLPGYGWSGKPTAPGWGPGRTADAWAELMRRLGHERFGAQGGDIGSFVSANLGARHPDRVVGVHLNMVVTGPPEGQTEFGEREQRAMDRLRTFRDTGSAYSNQHRTRPQTLGYGLTDSPAGQCAWILEKFDAWTDGDPLAVIGLDRLLDDVSVYWFTATATSSARMYWEMARAPAERAPQVDVPTGVSVFPEEIFLPPRAWVERQLTDIRLWREHDSGGHFAAMERPQELVADVREFFRPLR, from the coding sequence GTGGACGACGTCATCACGCCCTTCACCGTCGACGTGCCGGACGGGGCGGTCGCCGACCTGCGCCGCCGGCTGCGCGACACCCGATGGCCCGGGCCGGCGACCGTCGAGGACTGGTCGCAGGGCGTGCCGCTCGACTGGCTGCAGGAGGTCTGCCGGTACTGGGCCGAGGAGTACGACTGGGCGGCGCTCCAGGCGCGGCTGAACGCGATCCCGCAGGCGACGACGGTGGTCGACGGCCTGCCGGTCCACTTCCTGCACGTCCGCTCGCCGCACGAGGACGCCCTGCCCCTGGTGCTCACCCACGGCTGGCCCGGGTCGGTGGTCGAGTTCCTGGACCTCCTCGGCCCGCTCACCGAGCCCGAGGACCCGCGCGACGCCTTCTCCGTCGTCGTCCCCTCCCTGCCGGGCTACGGCTGGAGCGGCAAGCCCACCGCCCCCGGCTGGGGGCCCGGGCGCACGGCCGACGCGTGGGCCGAGCTCATGCGCCGGCTCGGCCACGAGCGCTTCGGCGCCCAGGGCGGGGACATCGGCTCGTTCGTGTCGGCCAACCTGGGGGCGCGTCACCCCGACCGGGTCGTCGGCGTGCACCTCAACATGGTGGTGACCGGGCCGCCCGAGGGGCAGACGGAGTTCGGCGAGCGCGAGCAGCGGGCGATGGACCGGCTGCGGACCTTCCGCGACACCGGCTCGGCCTACAGCAACCAGCACCGCACCCGGCCGCAGACCCTCGGCTACGGGCTCACCGACTCACCGGCCGGGCAGTGCGCGTGGATCCTCGAGAAGTTCGACGCGTGGACCGACGGCGACCCGCTCGCCGTCATCGGCCTCGACCGGCTCCTCGACGACGTCTCGGTGTACTGGTTCACCGCGACGGCGACGTCGTCGGCGCGGATGTACTGGGAGATGGCGCGGGCGCCCGCGGAGCGAGCACCGCAGGTGGACGTGCCCACCGGCGTCTCGGTGTTCCCGGAGGAGATCTTCCTGCCGCCCCGCGCGTGGGTGGAGCGGCAGCTGACCGACATCCGGCTGTGGCGCGAGCACGACAGTGGCGGCCACTTCGCGGCGATGGAGCGGCCGCAGGAGCTGGTGGCCGACGTCCGGGAGTTCTTCCGCCCGCTCCGGTAA
- a CDS encoding urease subunit beta: MTPGEVIPGDGVIETLEGAPRVELEVTNTGDRPVQVGSHFHFAQTNRALHFDRAAAHGHRLDVAAGTAVRFEPGITRTVTLVPLAGARVVPGLTAEGGLS; encoded by the coding sequence GTGACCCCCGGCGAGGTCATCCCGGGCGACGGGGTCATCGAGACGCTGGAGGGCGCGCCGCGGGTCGAGCTCGAGGTGACCAACACCGGCGACCGGCCGGTGCAGGTCGGCTCCCACTTCCACTTCGCGCAGACCAACCGGGCGCTGCACTTCGACCGGGCGGCCGCGCACGGGCACCGGCTCGACGTCGCCGCCGGCACCGCCGTCCGCTTCGAGCCGGGCATCACCCGCACCGTGACGCTGGTGCCGCTGGCCGGCGCGCGCGTCGTCCCCGGTCTGACCGCCGAGGGGGGACTCTCCTAG
- a CDS encoding urease subunit alpha: MVRLSRERYAQLYGPTTGDRVRLADTDLLIEVEEDRCGGPGRAGEEAVFGGGKVIRESMGQGRATRAEGAPDLVITGAVVLDHWGVVKADVGVRDGRVVALGKAGNPDTMDGVHPDLVIGPGTEVMAGNGKVVTAGGIDCHVHFICPQIVPTALGSGVTTLIGGGTGPAEGSKATTITPGDWHLARMLEAMDPWPVNVALLGKGNTVSQESMEEQLRGGASGFKLHEDWGSTPAAIDACLTVAGRNGVPVALHSDTLNEAGFVEDTLAAIAGRSIHAYHTEGAGGGHAPDVITVAGHPNVLPSSTNPTRPHTVNTLDEHLDMLMVCHHLDSSVPEDLAFAESRIRPTTIAAEDLLHDLGAISMIGSDAQAMGRVGEVVLRTWQTAHVMKRKRGSLAGDGAADNLRARRYVAKYTICPAVAHGIDGEVGSVEPGKLADLVLWDPRFFGVRPHAVLKGGMVAWAQMGDANASIPTPQPQLPRPMFGAYGRVPARTSLHFVAPVALEAGLGDRLAVDRRLAAVTDTTRLTKADMPQNTALPEIRVDPDTFTVTVDGEVWEPEPVRELPMAQRYFLF; encoded by the coding sequence GTGGTCCGGCTGTCCCGCGAGCGCTACGCCCAGCTCTACGGCCCGACGACGGGCGACCGGGTCCGGCTGGCCGACACCGACCTGCTGATCGAGGTCGAGGAGGACCGCTGCGGCGGCCCGGGCCGCGCCGGCGAGGAGGCGGTGTTCGGCGGCGGCAAGGTCATCCGCGAGTCGATGGGCCAGGGCCGCGCCACCCGCGCCGAGGGCGCGCCCGACCTGGTGATCACCGGCGCCGTCGTCCTCGACCACTGGGGGGTCGTGAAGGCCGACGTCGGCGTCCGCGACGGACGGGTCGTCGCGCTGGGCAAGGCCGGCAACCCCGACACGATGGACGGCGTCCACCCGGACCTGGTCATCGGCCCCGGCACCGAGGTGATGGCCGGCAACGGGAAGGTCGTCACCGCCGGCGGCATCGACTGCCACGTGCACTTCATCTGCCCGCAGATCGTGCCGACGGCGCTGGGCTCGGGCGTCACCACGCTCATCGGCGGCGGCACCGGCCCCGCCGAGGGGTCCAAGGCCACCACGATCACCCCGGGCGACTGGCACCTGGCCCGGATGCTCGAGGCGATGGACCCGTGGCCGGTGAACGTGGCGCTGCTGGGCAAGGGCAACACGGTCTCGCAGGAGTCGATGGAGGAGCAGCTGCGCGGCGGCGCCAGCGGGTTCAAGCTGCACGAGGACTGGGGCTCCACGCCCGCGGCGATCGACGCCTGCCTGACGGTGGCCGGGCGCAACGGCGTCCCGGTGGCGCTGCACTCCGACACCCTCAACGAGGCCGGCTTCGTCGAGGACACCCTCGCCGCCATCGCCGGGCGGAGCATCCACGCGTACCACACCGAGGGGGCCGGGGGCGGTCACGCGCCGGACGTCATCACCGTCGCCGGGCACCCGAACGTGCTCCCGAGCAGCACCAACCCGACCCGGCCGCACACGGTCAACACCCTCGACGAGCACCTCGACATGCTCATGGTCTGCCACCACCTGGACTCCTCCGTGCCGGAGGACCTCGCCTTCGCCGAGAGCCGGATCCGGCCGACGACGATCGCCGCGGAGGACCTGCTGCACGACCTCGGCGCCATCTCGATGATCGGCTCCGACGCGCAGGCGATGGGCCGCGTGGGCGAGGTCGTGCTGCGCACCTGGCAGACGGCGCACGTGATGAAGCGCAAGCGCGGGTCACTGGCCGGGGACGGCGCGGCGGACAACCTGCGGGCCCGCCGCTACGTCGCCAAGTACACGATCTGCCCGGCCGTGGCGCACGGGATCGACGGCGAGGTCGGCTCGGTGGAGCCGGGAAAGCTCGCCGACCTGGTGCTGTGGGACCCGCGGTTCTTCGGCGTCCGGCCGCACGCGGTGCTCAAGGGCGGGATGGTCGCCTGGGCGCAGATGGGCGACGCCAACGCCTCCATCCCCACCCCGCAGCCGCAGCTGCCGCGGCCGATGTTCGGCGCGTACGGTCGCGTCCCCGCGCGGACCTCGCTGCACTTCGTCGCGCCGGTGGCGCTCGAGGCGGGGCTGGGCGACCGGCTGGCGGTCGACCGGCGGCTGGCCGCGGTCACCGACACCACCCGGCTGACCAAGGCGGACATGCCGCAGAACACCGCGCTGCCGGAGATCCGCGTCGACCCGGACACCTTCACGGTGACCGTGGACGGCGAGGTGTGGGAGCCCGAGCCGGTGCGCGAGCTGCCGATGGCGCAGCGGTACTTCCTCTTCTGA
- a CDS encoding ATP-binding cassette domain-containing protein, with protein sequence MTAAATLTDVTVRFREHTALAGVTASFARDGITGLLGRNGAGKTTLLQLLTGHRVPTSGRVEVLGAAPYENDDVLRRVCFVKEGQRYPDHFRVRDALTAAATLFPEWDEDLARSLVADFDLPPRRPVKKLSRGMVSAVGITIGLASRAPVTLFDEPYLGLDAVARQLFYDRLLADYAENPRTVVLSTHLIEEISGLLEHVLVLDSGQVLLDDDADGLRATALTVTGPADRVAALAAEHEALSVETLGGAGRAVLRLRRPVEPAELAPAGLTAEPTPLQQLVVAMSLRRPPAAAVRTADPLEEVSR encoded by the coding sequence ATGACCGCCGCCGCCACGCTCACCGACGTCACCGTCCGCTTCCGGGAGCACACCGCCCTCGCCGGCGTGACCGCCTCGTTCGCGCGCGACGGCATCACCGGCCTGCTGGGTCGCAACGGCGCCGGCAAGACGACGCTGCTGCAGCTGCTCACCGGGCACCGGGTGCCGACCAGCGGCCGGGTGGAGGTGCTCGGCGCGGCCCCGTACGAGAACGACGACGTGCTCCGGCGCGTCTGCTTCGTCAAGGAGGGGCAGCGCTACCCCGACCACTTCCGGGTGCGCGACGCCCTCACGGCGGCAGCCACGCTCTTCCCCGAGTGGGACGAGGACCTGGCCCGCTCGCTGGTCGCCGACTTCGACCTGCCGCCCCGGCGGCCGGTCAAGAAGCTGTCGCGCGGCATGGTGTCGGCGGTCGGCATCACGATCGGCCTCGCCTCGCGGGCGCCGGTGACGCTCTTCGACGAGCCCTACCTGGGGCTGGACGCCGTCGCCCGGCAGCTCTTCTACGACCGGCTCCTGGCCGACTACGCCGAGAACCCCCGCACCGTCGTCCTCTCGACGCACCTCATCGAGGAGATCAGTGGCCTGCTCGAGCACGTCCTGGTCCTCGACTCCGGCCAGGTCCTCCTGGACGACGACGCCGACGGCCTGCGTGCCACGGCGTTGACGGTGACCGGTCCGGCCGACCGCGTCGCGGCACTGGCCGCCGAGCACGAGGCGCTGTCCGTCGAGACGCTGGGCGGCGCCGGCCGCGCGGTCCTGCGCCTGCGCCGGCCGGTCGAGCCCGCCGAGCTCGCCCCCGCGGGGCTGACGGCCGAGCCCACGCCCCTGCAGCAGCTCGTCGTGGCGATGAGCCTGCGCCGTCCACCGGCCGCCGCGGTCCGCACGGCCGACCCGCTCGAGGAGGTCTCCCGATGA
- a CDS encoding GntR family transcriptional regulator encodes MNEDAGPIFRQVAAQIENAIVDGSLPEEGQAPSSNELSAFHRINPATAAKGLNQLVADGVLYKRRGVGMFVATGAREQLLKRRRSEFADQYVRPLMAEAQKLGISVRELASMIDRWEDER; translated from the coding sequence GTGAACGAGGACGCCGGCCCGATCTTCCGGCAGGTCGCCGCGCAGATCGAGAACGCGATCGTCGACGGCTCCCTCCCCGAGGAGGGCCAGGCGCCCTCGTCCAACGAGCTCAGCGCCTTCCACCGCATCAACCCCGCCACCGCGGCCAAGGGCCTCAACCAGCTGGTGGCCGACGGGGTCCTCTACAAGAGACGAGGAGTCGGGATGTTCGTCGCCACCGGCGCCCGCGAGCAGCTGCTCAAGCGGCGGCGCAGCGAGTTCGCCGACCAGTACGTCCGCCCCCTGATGGCCGAGGCGCAGAAGCTCGGCATCTCCGTCCGCGAGCTGGCCTCGATGATCGACCGCTGGGAGGACGAGCGATGA